DNA from Bradyrhizobium diazoefficiens USDA 110:
GAGACCGCGCTGCCTTACGCCAAGGCCACCGGCGTCAAGCGCCTGCACCTGATGGCCGGCCTTGCCAACCGCGGCGAGCGCGTCGCGATCGAGGCGTTCTACAAGTCGGTGGCGTGGGCGGCGGAGTTCTTCGCGCCGCATGGCATCGACATCGTGCTCGAGCCGATCAATGCCCGCAACGTGCCCGGCTACTTCCTCAACGATTTCGGCTTCGCGCGCGACCTGATCCAGGAGTTGCGGCTCCCGAACCTCAAGCTCCAGTTCGACATCTATCACTGCCAGATCATCCATGGCGACGTCACCATGCGCTTGCGCGAGATGATGCCGATCATCGGCCACATCCAGATCGCCAGCATTCCATCGCGCAACGAGCCCGACGGCGAGGAGCTGAACTATCCCTTCCTGTTCGAAGAGCTCGACCGGCTCGGCTATGCCGGCTTCGTCGGCTGCGAATACAATCCGCGCGGCAAGACCACCGACGGGCTCGCCTGGTTCAAGCCCTATGCGGGAGTGAAGCCGTGACTCTTGCACTGGGTTGCATCGCCGACGACTACACCGGCGCCTCCGATCTTGCCAACACGCTGACCCGTGCAGGCCTGCGCACCGTGCAGACCATCGGCATTCCTGCCGACGATCTGGCGCTGCCCGAGGTCGACGCTGTCGTGGTGTCCTTGAAGAGCCGCTCGATCGAAGCAGGTCTTGCTGTATCGCGCTCGCGCGCGGCGGAGACATGGCTGCGGGGCCGCGGCGCGAGCCATGTGCTGTTCAAGATCTGCTCGACCTTCGATTCCACCGACGCCGGCAATATCGGCCCTGTCATGGACGCGTTGCGCGACGATTGCGGCGAGGGCATCGTTCTGGTGACGCCGGCCTTCCCCGAGACCGGCCGCACCGTCTACCAGGGCAACCTGTTTGTCGGCGCCGTGCCGCTGAACGAGAGCCCGCTGAAGGACCATCCGCTCAACCCGATGCACGATTCCAGCCTGGTGCGGGTGCTGGCGCGCCAGAGCCGGACACAAATCGGCCTCGTCGATCTCGCCGCCGTCACGCGCGGCGCAGATGCCGTCCGGGCACGGCTGGCCGAACTCGCGGGCAAGGGCATTGGCGCTGCGATCATCGACGCCGTCTTCGATCGCGATCTCGAAACCATCGGCCTCGTCGCAGCCGAATATCGGCTGTCGGTCGGCGCCTCCGGCATCGGCCTTGGACTGGCGCGCGCGCTGGTGTCGACCGGCAAGGTCAAGTCGAATGCGGCAGGCGGCGAATCCGGAGCTGCCGTTGGCGGGCCGGCGGCGTGTCTTGCCGGCAGCTGCTCGCAGGCCACGCTCAAGCAGATCGCCAGCGCCGAACAGGTCATGCCGGTGTTTCATCTCGATCCGGACCGTATTCTTACGGGGGCGGACGAAGCGCAGCGTGCGCTGGACTGGGCAAGGCCGCGGCTGGCGGAGGGGCCGGTGCTGATCGCATCGAGCTCGACACCGGATCAGGTCGCCGCGCTTCAGGCACGTCACGGCCGTGACGCAGCCGGACATGCGATCGAGCAGGCCATGGCCGACATCGCCGAAAACCTTGTGAAATCAGGCGTGCGGCGATTGGTCGTTGCCGGCGGCGAGACGTCCGGCGCCGTGGTCGACCGGTTGAGGATTCCCGGATTTCTCGTGGGGGTGGAGATCGCTGCGGGTGTTCCGGTGCTGCGCGCGGTCGGCGCCGGGGGCGACATGCTGCTCGCTCTGAAGTCCGGAAATTTCGGTGGCCCGGAGTTCTTCTCCGATGCGCTTAGGCTCATGCGCTGAGCGCAGAGCGTTCTTAGCTGCCTGTTCATTTCTTTCAGGCTCCGTACTCGCACGGAGTCGTAGTTAACATCTGCTCAGTCGCTCTGTTGTCTGATGTCGGCGTCGCTCCCTTTGGTTGATTCTTTAGACCTCCCGGACGCGCGCCCGCGCCAGCATAAAGAGACCTGACTATGTTCGCCAAGATCTCCATCCGCGCCAAGATCATCAGTGTCGTGGCGTTCCTGCTGGTCGCGATGACCGGCATGGGCCTGCTCGCCGTCGTGAAGATGCGCGCGATGAACGCGAACACCACCGACATCACCACGAGCTGGATGCCCAGCGTGAGGGTGCTGGGCGAGCTCCGGGCCAGCGTCATCACCTATCGCAGTGTGGTCCGCGAGCA
Protein-coding regions in this window:
- the otnI gene encoding 2-oxo-tetronate isomerase, with protein sequence MPRFAANLSMMFTDVPFLDRFEAAAQVGFTAVEFLFPYEHPAEAVGERLKRNGLTQALFNLPPGDWNAGEKGFAALPARFADLKASLETALPYAKATGVKRLHLMAGLANRGERVAIEAFYKSVAWAAEFFAPHGIDIVLEPINARNVPGYFLNDFGFARDLIQELRLPNLKLQFDIYHCQIIHGDVTMRLREMMPIIGHIQIASIPSRNEPDGEELNYPFLFEELDRLGYAGFVGCEYNPRGKTTDGLAWFKPYAGVKP
- the otnK gene encoding 3-oxo-tetronate kinase, with translation MTLALGCIADDYTGASDLANTLTRAGLRTVQTIGIPADDLALPEVDAVVVSLKSRSIEAGLAVSRSRAAETWLRGRGASHVLFKICSTFDSTDAGNIGPVMDALRDDCGEGIVLVTPAFPETGRTVYQGNLFVGAVPLNESPLKDHPLNPMHDSSLVRVLARQSRTQIGLVDLAAVTRGADAVRARLAELAGKGIGAAIIDAVFDRDLETIGLVAAEYRLSVGASGIGLGLARALVSTGKVKSNAAGGESGAAVGGPAACLAGSCSQATLKQIASAEQVMPVFHLDPDRILTGADEAQRALDWARPRLAEGPVLIASSSTPDQVAALQARHGRDAAGHAIEQAMADIAENLVKSGVRRLVVAGGETSGAVVDRLRIPGFLVGVEIAAGVPVLRAVGAGGDMLLALKSGNFGGPEFFSDALRLMR